In Terriglobia bacterium, the DNA window GGAGCGCGCTTTCCTGGAGCGAGCCTCGAACGTCCCGAATCCGCTGATGGCCACCTTTCCTCCCGCGACCATTTCCGCGACGATGAGCCCTACGGCGGGGTCGGGATCGAAGAGGGCGTCCACGCAAACCCGTGCGTCGCGGGCCGAAAGCCCCGTCTTCGCGCTCAGCTTCTCGACGAGCTCGGCTTTGTTCACGGCGTCCTCCTCTCGACTAGGATACGACCTTCATTTCCTTGAGCGAAGAGCGCACGACGAAGACGCGGATGTTGTTGTCCTGTTCGTCGAGCGGGAAGAAGTGGAATCCGGGCCCGGCATCGGAGGCTTCCCCGAGAAACCCCCACATCGTCTCGCCATCCGTGAACGTCAGGATCGTCCGCCGCCCCGATCGCTGCGCCTCGTCGAACTGCTGGCGGGCGACGAAGTCCCTGTTCCCGATGTAGTCCTTCACGTAGAACAGGGCCTTCATGCCCTCGACCGCGACCCGTCGGGGCACGCCACCCCCTTCGGCCGGGAGCACGTGGAATGCGGGGGACGCCGGGTCGAAATCCTGCGTGACCCCCTTGTGGACCGTCCCGTCCTTCATGTGGACGACGATCTTGTTCTCCATGCGGCCCTCCCCGGGCCCGATGAGACCCGGCCGCGCGAATCCTAACCCCGGAACGCCTCCGGGAGCAAACCCGAGGTTTCCTCCCCTCTGGCGACCCGCGGCGGTTCTTGACCGGTCGCCCGCGGGAACCTAGCTTTTCGAGAGGAGGGACCGCCCATGATCGACGCCACCCAAGAGCGAAGCCCCGCGTCCGCGGACGTCCTGGTGCGGCCGATCACCGGGAGCATTCCTTGG includes these proteins:
- a CDS encoding HU family DNA-binding protein yields the protein MNKAELVEKLSAKTGLSARDARVCVDALFDPDPAVGLIVAEMVAGGKVAISGFGTFEARSRKARSGRNPHTGQTLDLPATRAPAFKAGKPLKESLRK